The DNA segment tCGTTTTCTCATTTTTTGTGTCATCTCCATATATAATCTGGAAGCTGTTTTTGGATTCGGAAGTGTTTTTTGCATCGATATGTAATCCagatatattttggattacataatccggaagtcaataccatatttagaaaagacttccagattatgtaatccggaagctaatcacatatatgaaaaaaagacttccgaattacataatccaataACTAATCTTATATATAGAAAGGACTTTCAGATTGtgtaatccagaaactaatcacaaaaggcttctggattacataatccagaagctaattctggatctagaaaaagacttccagattatgtaatccagaatattaaaaaatggtatttttgaaatataaaaaacatatgggagtggcacaagaaggaatggaggtgcaggaagaagcattcattttgaaattcaaacCAGGGCTCTGAAGCCTACTTTgtaactgaaattaaaaatccaTCGATGACAATTAGTTCCTACACCCATGAATTTGAAATTGCACCCAATTTCTAAGTGCAATGACAAAATTAACCTTAAATAAAAGGAGTACAGATTAATTCCAAAACATGTTTTTCGATTTGGATTTCTAGACTATTTGTgtgaattttagaaattttttctaaaatagtttcgagattttccttttgagattttcaaaattttattttcggAATACAATCATCTATTCCAAATTTGATtttcaaaaatgtatttttttatttctaaattttaattctGGAATGAAGGGTGATTCTAGAAATTTCAAAAGGGATGAGGTGCAGGTAACAATTCACGATTGGTAACGTGCAGGAAGAATTGGGCTTAGTAGTATGGGCCGGAGCAATCAGATAAATTGAGTTTTTGATTCAGGTGGGActacttcttcctgcacctccatatgttcTTGTGCCACctccataatttttttgtatttcaaaaatatcattttttaatattttggattatataattcagaagtctttttctagattcgtaattagcttctgaattatgtaatctgtaaacctttttttattagctttcgaattacataatccagaagtcttttttatACATGAGATtagtttttggattatgtaatccagaagcatTTTTTTCATATGCGTGTCTAGctttcgaattacataatccataaatTTTTTCTAGATATGATTTTAGCTTTCGGGTTAtgtaattcataattttttttttcaaatgcgtgatttgcttatggattacataattcgaaaaTCTTTTATGTATATGAGCATGACTAAGAATTATCAACACAAATCAAGATCAGGGAAACAAAAGTGAAGGAAAAAATATTCTATTAgttaaaaatgttgaaaacaaaaagaaaatcaaaatctccttaacgttattttttttttccattaaatGTTATAGCTCTGTGGTGGCCATTCTAATTAGTAAAACGTTTGGGTCTTCGAATAATCAGTGGAAAATTGAATGTAGGCTTTTACTCCCAGCACCACGACTTTTCAACCTACAACCCCATAATTGGGTGAAATAACCAAATTGTGTTCTGTTTCTTCTCACTCACCATACCCCACTACGCTGCAGAAGAAAAACGTAACAATtagaaattgagaaaaaaaatcttattttgaaaaactctttctTTAACATATGAAATATGTTTCTGAAAGTTTGttccaaaaatattatttcaaaaaacACATTCCACAAGTTATGAAAGCTTGTTTCagaaattttattctaaattttttatcttattcTGAAAAAATGCGTTCTGGAATGCatttcataaatttaagaaagcatttttttttttgaaaaattgatgAAATGGGTAATCCGAAAGTCACTTCAAAAGATAAAACAGTCATTTTGTAAATTAAGGGGGTGCAGGTTGAAAAAAGGAGGGTGCAGAAAGTCAGAAGTGAAATTTCAGCAAGAAACTTGGAGTATACTCAGAGGTATTATACACACAATATTTCCTTACCCTAATTTTGAGATTACTTTTCCTTCACATAGATTAACACACTTCTATTAACAAAGGTAAAGATATTAAAATCACACTaatggtgattttttttattgttttgtttatttcataatataacaATTTAACTcttcaattatatatttacataaaaaaaactgttGAACTATATACAACATTTTTCATTgcattcattattttcttttgtagtTTCTCTGATTGTATTGTGAGTATATTATCCTTGTGATAACATATGCATGGACCACAATAGCTCTCAAAAACTAAAAGGGCACGACCAAAGACTAAGAAAGAGAGACCAGAGATTTGTGATTTCTAGAAAGACCATTGATATGTGTCTTAGGATTAATCCTGAGTCAAGACTTTTACACATACAATTAATACTCCTTCTTATTGTTCATACATACTTTGTCAATGTTCTATAATCTTCAGTTTACCATAAGTCAACTAATAAACACAAAGAGTGTAATAGGGAGACCCAAACTTGTATATAAACACACAATACCAAGAGCAAATAAACCACACAAACCAAGTTGCAATAGTTTCTTCTTTCCTCAAACCCTGGAATTTCAATCATATCCGGCATGAAGGTAAGATTTTGCTTGAATAATGCAttgcatattattattattatttagggTTATATATATTATGACATTAAATTGGTTTTCGTCTTTGATTCAAACTTTAGATCATTCAGatgtttataatatgaaaatgattaaaatgAATCTTTCTACATGTGAAATTAGTTCAATTTCAGACTCCACTTCATCATTAATCCATTGAAAGTAGTTACAATGGACATCAATATACAAtcggaattttttttttaaaaaaactaacaatcaTTTCACATAATATTTATCATCATTTTTATACTAAAAGTATCTTGATGATATGAAGTTTGACCGAAGGCAAAAATCAAACTAACAATCATTTCACATACATATATGGATCCATTCCAATCATCAGTTTTATACTATAAATATCTTGATGATCTAAGTTTGATCAGagacaaaaatcaattttatgttaatttcgTGTTATAGTACGTAGACAAAAAATTATTCAACCTTATTATTTATCACTATATTGTTTGAGTTTGATTAATTGTGATTGGAGCAGCAAAAGATAGTTATAAGGGTGTCATTGGACTGCGACAAATGCAGAAGCAAGGCCTTAAAAATAGCAGCAGATGCAAACGGTAGATTTGTTTTGTTGTATTAAAAGAAGTAAACCTTGTTTGTGTTATATAAATTTTCTAAGAATATTGCATGCATGATGCATGGATGCACATGCAGGTGTGAGTTCAGTGGCTTTAGAAGGAGAACACAAAGATAAAGTGGCTGTGATCGGAGAAAGGGTGGATTCAGTTTGTCTGTGTAGGGCGTTGAGGAAAAAATTCCGGCATGCCATAATCGAAAGTGTTGAAGaagtgaaagaaaagaaaaaggaagaggaAAAACTACCACCTTGGTATCTATATCCACCATGTCCTCCACCCATTTCATATGTACATGATGGGTATGACCATAGTGCCTGCATTGTCATGTAACCctaaatctgtttcatcaaatttCCAAACCCTAAATctatttcatctttttcttgtATCTCTTTTTATCCTCTTAGTAATAAAAGCACTTCCATTTCTATTTGTTATGGTTAATTCTGTTAGttcaattaaatattaaaaacattattaccggtacaaagaaaatgataaaatatagaaactaattttaaagacaaaaataattagttattatagtgactaaattagagacattttagagaataaaaatattttttatttctaatatagtttctattattgttaaatggtttctaaattggtatccaaTTAGTTAGGtttttgctactaaatttagaaactatataattagtagttaaaaccttggtagctaattagataccaatttagaaactatttaacaaaaataaaaactaatttagaaattatttttttttagtttctataatggtctctaatttagtcactgtatcaattaactattttttgtctctaaatttgttttctatttcatgatttttattttgtagtgtattaatatctaaattaatttttattattaataaataatttataaattaatatctaattaattattaaaggtTTTAGTTATagttatttagattttaaattgggtagatatatatttttttaattgggtAACATTTCGCTTTCCTTTAATTAATGAGCTTTAACCCTATCTACCACCTCTATGGTTCACATATcattaaaaaaggaaaataagagaaaaagatGTACGGAAGCAAAAAACCTTAACTAAATTAAATGCATGAACTTCATTTTGGAAAAGGTTAAATTAATTAATCCAtactttttttatgttatttttcatgATGTGATGAGACCTCTAGCATGtgttttatcaaaattaaaaaaaaaaaaaaacaaatatttttcacatCAAATTTAAATCatgttaatgtttttaattgaatatttgataataaaaaaacatttataagcTGACTTTATTTTAGGAATTTAAgcttacattttaaaattgtattaagcTTACGTATAAtcatgaattaaattaaaaaaaaatggtacaATAACAATGTTAattccttaaaaaaaaaatagaaatcgTGATGTGTGGATTTTCGTAAAAGTTTATATAATTTCTACAATCACTGTCCATGTTTTGTATTAACCATTGACTATAAAACTAAAGAGTCAATCACCAATagaattaagaaagaaaaacttaaaacgatttttttattggatattataattgattattattcTTGTTTTGGGTCAATTATGGTCTGTTTGGAACCATCGAAAGGGGCAACaaagaaatgaaataaaataaaatagcttCTAGATCAATAAATAATAgtcattaactaaattataataatttattttaagagTTTATGCTTTATAAgttctaaaatatttaaattagcttttaattttaattttaattttattttttattatttatttcattttactttttgaattttatagagtgtgttattttaaagatttgttgagttttttttttataaaagttttcattttagatatcactatgcaacttgacatctcagcacACCTCAACTAACCACAATCATCTGCtagagttattttttaatatgtgatgtaattcaaattaaaaaaatcattatataatACTATGTGAAAAATTTAATCTATTTGTTATACTTATACTTACAGTAACAATTTTAATCTAAccatttaaaactaatttaatatgagttgtatataataatactaataattttgttaCACACTTAATCATCCaagattattataaaaatatgaatgttttatattttgttacaaagtttaaaaatattctACATAATCATTATATAGGTTAcacaaaataagaaataaaaacataatgatAAAATTACGTACATTTCTTAATAATTcacaaataaaggaaaaaaaatggaataaatGTCTTGATAGCACAAACTTGTTTTAATCATACCAATTTCTTTCAAAGACTTTCAAAGTGACCGTTAGAGTGAGGTTTCGTGTGATGACTTAATGTGAATGTTTATACTTTCCAATAACGGAAAATTCAATTTTCCGTGTATTTTTCAAACCACGTTTGATATTTTCCGTGTATTTTTCAAACCTCGTTTGATAGAAAGTTCTACTCTTATGTATTACTTTACTactactatttttattattgagtacatgaattaaatttaattaataatttctatttcaaaatGGTTTAATATAGTTTCAACTCGTTTaagaattgaaataaaaaaaattattttattttttataatattttttaaaaataaaatgatgatgaaattctaaactttataaaaaaaaaattcagatatGTCCTAATTAACCTGAAGATATTATTTCAACGGtttcaatatatatttgaatattatttatattatacttATACAAAAATTATCTTAGATGAAAACAAAATATGCTGACTATGTCATGATATTTATGGAGAAAATTCTATCTTTGTTTTCAACCTCATGAACATTCTTGTCTTAACCTCACTTTCAATgtattcactaaaaaaaaaaaaaaatcaatttttagataccaaaataattagttgcaatagtaactaaattagaaactattttaaaaactaaaataaaaatggtttttatattagtttctattattgttaaataatttttaaattgatatctaattagcaaccaatgttttagagaccaaatttagaaactaaataattggtagttaaaagcttggttactaattagatactaatttagaaactatttaacaataatataaactaatttaaaaaccaattttttttagtttttaaaatagtcgctaatttagttattattgcaactaattattttagtctctacaaattggttttatttcatgtttttcttgtagtgatctCAAGAGTATAATAATCCattgttaattaatttatactATATAATTAATCATTTGTGATTAGTGAAAAggaaaatttaaataaagtattttaagtgtttttctgttttttgaaTAAGTGTCTATGTAATGATCGGTAAAATCcttaaatgtgatttttttattatgcatatattattgaataaaattataatttgactgaaaaataataattatatctaGTTTTTCAGTTTTCACATATTAACAACCTTTAATCTTTTAGTAAATTCTCCAGTTGTGATGATTTCAAATAGTCACAGTAAAATGTTGTAAAAAAACGCCAGAGTATGTGGTAtgttaattaagaaaataatttcacatttttcatttattaaatCTTTCATTTTCACGCTaccaaacaaaaataataatctgTTTTACCTTCGTTTTTACTTTTTCTCACTACTGATTAAATAGAAATTTCGTTATCAATTAAGGTAAtagtaatactaatattaagtgttcttaattttttatagagCTGTCTCATACTGTTAATATAGTTCAATTGTTTAGGACTTGAGGTCAAAAcaatttatatactatttttctTCAATTCTTTTAAAcgttttttaagaataaaatgtattttcatgacATGATGTTTCATAACATGATGTTACTTATGAAACATCCTAACAAGGTTATCTTTAAAGCTTTCATGGCAAAGAACAGAGAAGAAGAGAGTCAAATTTGGAAGTAGCAATGAATACAAAGTAACACTTGATTCATTTAGGAAACTTAGAAGGCAAAGAATATTATTGTATCGTTGTAAactaaattacaaaataaataaaatgatgaCAATGCCATGAAAAAGGAGCTGTAACATCACATTTATTACCTCTACAACTACacttcaaaaaaattaatatttattatttaacttAATTGCCTCACCAACACGTACAAAACAGTTCGTTGTGAAGGAGATAACTAGATTATGAAATTCAAACCACGGGTTCTGAAGCCTACTTTGTAAcggaaattaaaaaatttagttcCTACACCCGATGGATTTGAAATTGCACCCGATTTCTATGTGCAATGACAAAACTACCCTTAAATAAAAGAGGCATAGATTAAAAATACTTGTAGaacttattttctaaaatatattttcaaatttggaATTCTATAacacttttataaattttggaaaTCTTTTTCCAAAATAGTTTTTAGATTTTCTTTTTCAGAATTTACTTTTTACATTCTGAAATTACTTTTCGAGAATAAGaatcttatttttaattctattccaaaattttattttccaaatacaataaACTGTTCAGATTTGATTTTTAAGAATGTATTCTTTGATTTCTGAATTTTCAAATTGTAGAATGACGGGTAGTTTTAGAAATTTCAAAAGGATCGGGGGTGCAGGTAACAATTGGTAACGTGCAGAAAGAATTTGGCTCCATCTATTGGCTCTGAGCTTAATGGAATTGGGCTGAGTAGTATAGGCCGAAGCAATCAGCTAAATTGAGTTTTGGATTCAGGTGGCTAACAAAATCAATTATCAAATAGAAGAATTAAGAGTAGAGAATTAGTACCTTTTAGTACAGATAAAAACGTTATCTACTTCAATATTCAAAATTCCTTTacctttttatctttactttTCATGCAAttttatcttcttcttcttcttcatttttacTCAGCAACCTATTGCTTTATCAGTATTGCTAGGTTATtgcaaatatataaatactctTATCTGAAAGTTTTAGAAAAGTAGATTCTCCACCATGTTCATCAGAATTAACTGCATTTGGTTTATTCCACAGATAAGAAAGAGTGATGCCAAAAGAAACACAAAATATTCATATTCTTGGGGCAAAAACTATACTAATGATTGATTATCAAAAGTGTGAATGAGTGTTGAAAACTATTAAGCTTGCATACTTTTCTGATGTGTGTATCAAACATATGACACTGTTACGACACATATCCATATCGATGTAACAATCATAACCCAATTTTAACactatcttaaaaaaatacattttagagattaacaTCCGTGTGATACATAAGTTGTTGCAAATGATTAATCAAAGATAACCCATCTTTTTCATTTCACTTTCATCATTATCTTATTTCCTTTTTCCccattaattttcaaaatctgcTAATAACAGTGACGCAATTCTTATACATTCGGATTCAATCGCAGACATGCTAGTTTAATCCTACATTCACACAAACACCAAACTTTTAAACCATTTATAGTTCAAATTTCGTCATTCACCCCTTTCATCCATCATCAATTTGTTGTTTGCACGATGAGACGTTTGAAATTCAAGAAGATTGGGAGTCAAATCAACTACTTCCAAAGAAAGACGATTCAAAAAAATCAAGATAATTTTTTCTGAATATGCTATAAAATAAACATGAATTCATAGAGATGGTTAACAGAACAaggtaattaaaaaaaatagtaacagCATTGTAACCAATACAGATGATTATTGAATCTCGATGAGGAGGTAGTTACAAATATGAACCCTAACGAACACTAAATTatgaaaaaacaaacaaatccACAGAACATTAAAACAGAAGGAGAGAAGGGTGAACTAGAACAATGGCGGCGGTGCATAACCGATGAAGGGCCTTCCTCCGGCGGCGCCGCCGCAAGAATCGCAGTAACTGACAGTGTCCTTGATCTTGTGGAATCCATGCTTGAACACTCCGAACCCAAAGAGCATGCCGATGGCGATGACCACCACAATCAAGCAGACGCAAAGCATGCACACTCTACCCCCACAACACATCTTTCACCACTGATCCACAAACAAACCAAAGTTTCAGTCTTTTCTTCTGGGTGTTTGGGATCTGGGAAATTCGGATGCAGATTCGGTAGGGGAGAATTGTGAAGAAAATGGGGAATTTAAAAGGAATAGgtaaagaggaagaagaagaagaaaaaagaaggcAACGTTTGGTGTGTCGCTGTCACGGTTTGAAGAGGTTTTGAAGCTTTGTTCGCTTATAAGAAAAGTTATCTAATCCATTTTAACAACAAGAttccttttaaaaaaagaaacaaaagataattttcttttctcaacTTTTTCGATACAACACATCTTAGCAGTAAAACCCATCATTAGGAAAATGCTATTAATCAACCAGATATTTTTATATACTCGAAACACATTTATTTAACCTGTTTAAAAAAAACCCCACCAAATTAAGTTTATTTAATAGCTTCATTTAGAGTGTAAAATTATCGTTGTATTTgataaaatttaagtttaattaatattgaaaagggtataaattataataaatgatatgtggaagttttaatttaaatgaaaaaaaaacgaTTTTTTGATTGAATGCGTGAACGTTTTGTTGTGGGGGAGTGTGGAAGGTGATGCGTAAAAGGAGTGGTGTAGTGGTTGAGTCCTGAAAGATACCACTCTTCTAACCCtctatttcttcctgcacccccatcTCTTCTTAACGCACTCcctaaatttcaaaatttcataATTACCCTTCAGATTGGGTATTCTGACTATGTAGGCGATGGAAGATTTTAATATGTAATAATCAAAATCTTTTTGTAATGTATAATTTTGaaacttttaagaaaaatatcttccaaactatatataaattgaaaagaGCCATTTTCATTGATATATTATAATGGGaagtgtaaatttttttttatggaagcCTAGAAAACAATTTCCGAAGCTAAATTATTACtctaacataaatatatataaaaaaatctcacTAGTGAAATACTAATATATTTACCAAttattacattaaataaataaattaaattagcattttataattaatgcaAAATTTAATATCTCTGAAAAAATTGCATTAGACACTAAATCCCTAACCACATAAAACTCTGATGGTGTTCCATCAGAAGCAAAAAAGTAGACAAAAAGCggctaaaaaataatttacagatttttttttcctttgtacATTTTTTTCTGTTAATTTTTCCTTTGTACATTTTTTTCTGTTAATTTTTCCTTTGTTCTGATGAACCCACAAATTTGTTAATATGAGGGGTAAAAAAGAAATGATCTTTTCTACCAGCACTGATCCGTTTCCCACTTGCGGGTCTGGTAGTACAACCCGGAAGATCCATTCGGAGCAACCAAAGAAGAGAAGGAGCCGTTACCGCCGCGCACCGCCATCAACGACAGATCGTAGACCGCTCTCGCCGACGGATCCGACAGCGTCTCGTACGCGTCGTGGATCTGGATGAAGTCGCGTTCGTCCGATTCCGATCGCCGGAGCGACGAATCAGGGTGGTACACCTTGGCCAGGTTCCGGTACGCCGATTTTATCTCCACCGACGACGCGTTCTGCTTGATGCGCAGAACTTCATAGAAGCTCGCCGGCCTCCGGGAATCGATCGTCGCCGTGAATGCCCGGATGGTGGTGACACTGGGCGGAGATCG comes from the Phaseolus vulgaris cultivar G19833 chromosome 8, P. vulgaris v2.0, whole genome shotgun sequence genome and includes:
- the LOC137824417 gene encoding uncharacterized protein, whose protein sequence is MCCGGRVCMLCVCLIVVVIAIGMLFGFGVFKHGFHKIKDTVSYCDSCGGAAGGRPFIGYAPPPLF
- the LOC137824416 gene encoding heavy metal-associated isoprenylated plant protein 47-like, with product MKQKIVIRVSLDCDKCRSKALKIAADANGVSSVALEGEHKDKVAVIGERVDSVCLCRALRKKFRHAIIESVEEVKEKKKEEEKLPPWYLYPPCPPPISYVHDGYDHSACIVM